A window of Chitinophaga sp. MM2321 contains these coding sequences:
- a CDS encoding 3-oxo-5-alpha-steroid 4-dehydrogenase yields the protein MMQHLSLPHYILFIGCWAVTGIFAGCYLLQKEAPYGRYTSEKWGPMVSNKFGWLLMETTVLVSFFVWLPLKQFNWWAPAGTMVLMFVIHYVHRSFVYPFMIRTKGKKMPLVIMLSAMLFNTVNGSLLGIWFARFAHYPDNWYTTPAFVLGSACFGAGLLINWTSDYHLIHLRKKNETGYKIPQRGLFKYISSPNLLGEIMEWGGYALLTWSLPGLAFFIWTCANLVPRALANHRWYRQQFPDYPANRKALLPFIW from the coding sequence GCTGCTGGGCGGTAACAGGCATCTTTGCCGGTTGTTACCTGCTACAGAAAGAAGCGCCCTACGGCCGCTATACCAGCGAAAAGTGGGGTCCCATGGTCAGCAATAAATTCGGCTGGCTGTTAATGGAAACTACGGTATTGGTTTCATTTTTTGTATGGCTGCCACTGAAACAATTTAACTGGTGGGCGCCAGCGGGTACAATGGTGCTGATGTTTGTTATTCATTATGTGCACCGCAGTTTCGTATACCCGTTCATGATACGTACCAAAGGAAAAAAGATGCCGCTGGTGATTATGTTATCTGCCATGCTATTTAATACTGTCAACGGCTCGCTGCTGGGGATCTGGTTTGCCAGATTCGCACACTATCCGGATAACTGGTACACAACGCCGGCGTTTGTACTGGGTTCCGCCTGCTTCGGCGCCGGGCTACTCATCAACTGGACTTCAGATTACCACCTGATCCATTTGCGGAAAAAGAACGAAACAGGCTATAAGATTCCGCAACGCGGACTCTTTAAATACATCTCCTCTCCTAACCTGCTGGGTGAAATCATGGAATGGGGTGGTTATGCATTACTGACATGGAGCCTGCCAGGGCTGGCCTTCTTCATCTGGACCTGCGCCAACCTGGTACCGCGCGCACTGGCTAACCACCGCTGGTACCGGCAACAGTTTCCGGATTACCCGGCAAACCGGAAAGCACTATTGCCCTTTATCTGGTAG
- a CDS encoding NAD(P)H-binding protein — protein sequence MANEILVLGATGKTGKRVAERLQKKGIPVRAGSRQGNPPFDWEKAENWATVLSGIKKVYITYYPDFVVPGALEKIQQFVDAAKNTGVQQLVFLSGRGEKEAEEAEKIVINSGLHWTIVRSSWFMQNFSEFFFLDNILAGYFVVPKPKALEPFVDLDDLADVVVEALTDDKHNRKIYELTGPELLSFKDTTSIISEAINSPIVYEEVDMDAYVNTLRDYQIPEDIIGLMQYLFTEVLDGRNESIKNDIEDVLGRKSTSFREYVVKATQTGVWNIQNGQR from the coding sequence ATGGCAAACGAAATTTTGGTATTAGGAGCCACGGGGAAAACCGGGAAACGGGTAGCAGAAAGGCTTCAGAAAAAGGGTATTCCGGTACGGGCTGGCTCTAGGCAAGGAAACCCGCCTTTTGATTGGGAGAAAGCTGAGAATTGGGCAACGGTTTTAAGTGGGATCAAAAAAGTTTACATCACCTACTACCCCGACTTTGTAGTTCCAGGGGCATTGGAGAAAATCCAACAGTTTGTGGACGCTGCAAAAAACACTGGGGTTCAGCAACTGGTATTCCTTTCCGGAAGGGGCGAGAAAGAGGCCGAAGAAGCTGAAAAGATTGTGATAAATTCGGGATTGCACTGGACGATTGTGAGGTCCAGCTGGTTCATGCAGAATTTTAGTGAATTCTTTTTTCTGGATAATATCCTGGCCGGCTACTTCGTTGTCCCGAAACCAAAAGCATTGGAGCCTTTCGTCGATCTTGACGACCTTGCTGATGTGGTCGTTGAAGCGTTGACGGACGATAAGCACAACAGGAAAATCTATGAACTGACCGGCCCGGAATTGCTGTCTTTTAAAGATACAACCAGCATAATCTCCGAAGCTATCAACAGTCCTATTGTTTATGAAGAAGTAGATATGGATGCGTACGTCAACACTCTTCGTGACTACCAAATCCCCGAAGACATTATTGGGCTCATGCAATATTTATTTACTGAAGTGTTGGATGGAAGAAACGAATCGATCAAGAACGATATTGAAGACGTATTAGGGCGCAAATCAACTAGTTTTCGTGAATATGTAGTCAAAGCCACTCAAACTGGAGTATGGAATATTCAAAATGGACAACGATGA
- a CDS encoding VOC family protein has protein sequence MATKIFVNLPVKDLNKSKIFFEGLGFSFNPQFSDDKAACMIIGDFMFAMFLTEPYFKTFTKKEVCDANKSTEVLIALDASSRQEVEKMVTKAKELGATIYAEPADHGWMYQHSFADLDGHQWELAYMDESQMPGY, from the coding sequence ATGGCAACAAAAATTTTCGTCAATCTACCGGTTAAAGACTTGAATAAGTCGAAAATTTTCTTTGAAGGTCTTGGATTTAGTTTCAATCCTCAGTTTAGCGATGATAAAGCGGCTTGTATGATCATTGGCGATTTCATGTTTGCTATGTTCCTCACAGAACCGTATTTTAAGACATTCACCAAAAAAGAGGTATGTGATGCGAATAAAAGTACGGAGGTACTGATAGCCTTAGATGCGAGTTCCCGTCAGGAAGTGGAGAAAATGGTAACTAAAGCAAAAGAATTGGGAGCAACCATTTATGCCGAACCTGCAGACCACGGTTGGATGTACCAACACAGCTTTGCAGATTTAGACGGACACCAATGGGAATTGGCTTATATGGACGAAAGCCAGATGCCAGGTTATTAA
- a CDS encoding ABC transporter permease, whose protein sequence is MPKKYSQLKAALVLAKASLIATLRSPTSVVFALLFPVIFVTVFGAMVDNTAVKVKIMLSPHSDTSSPVYAAVKAIKIFDLSTGSDSATMLSLLKKGRIAGILYIHPPVLSSSLPRYDMDLLSSSSVADKLPLIQAALQEAANDINRQVLPNQPVAASLQMINIPGRVYRQIDFILPGQLGFSLLMAGVFGSAFLLFNLRHTLVLKRIFVTPIKRPYLLLGEMLSRLLFQVICFMIITGLGYFAFDFTLVNGLLTFLEMLLLSVFGLIIFMGIGFIISGLIRNESSIAPVANTLTVPQILLCGLFFPIENYPVWLRTFCELLPLTFFVEGLRKIAFEGLHIWQIPQQLIGLVVWGVIVGVLSVKLFKWE, encoded by the coding sequence ATGCCGAAAAAATACAGTCAGCTAAAAGCAGCTTTGGTATTAGCAAAGGCAAGTCTTATTGCTACCTTGCGCAGTCCTACTTCCGTAGTATTCGCGTTGCTGTTTCCGGTCATCTTCGTCACCGTGTTTGGTGCCATGGTGGACAATACTGCCGTGAAGGTAAAGATCATGTTATCACCCCACAGTGATACCAGCAGTCCCGTTTACGCGGCGGTTAAAGCGATCAAAATCTTTGACCTGTCTACCGGCAGCGATTCTGCTACCATGCTTTCTTTATTGAAAAAAGGAAGGATAGCCGGTATCCTCTATATACATCCACCGGTGCTGTCATCCAGCCTCCCGCGATATGATATGGACCTGTTAAGCTCCAGCTCCGTAGCAGATAAACTACCCCTGATCCAGGCTGCTTTACAGGAAGCCGCCAATGACATTAACCGACAGGTGCTACCGAATCAACCTGTAGCGGCATCCCTGCAAATGATTAACATCCCCGGAAGAGTGTACCGGCAGATTGATTTTATTCTTCCCGGCCAGTTAGGTTTTTCATTACTGATGGCAGGCGTTTTCGGATCCGCTTTCCTCTTATTCAACCTGCGGCATACATTGGTTCTGAAACGGATCTTTGTGACACCAATCAAGCGCCCCTACCTCCTGTTGGGAGAAATGCTCAGCCGCCTGCTCTTCCAGGTGATCTGCTTCATGATCATCACCGGACTGGGATACTTCGCCTTCGACTTCACCCTGGTCAACGGCCTGCTCACCTTCCTGGAAATGTTGCTGTTATCCGTTTTCGGGCTCATTATTTTTATGGGTATAGGCTTTATTATCAGTGGCCTAATCCGCAACGAAAGCTCCATCGCTCCCGTAGCTAACACCCTCACCGTACCACAGATACTGTTATGCGGCCTCTTCTTCCCCATAGAAAATTATCCGGTATGGCTGCGTACTTTCTGTGAACTGCTACCCCTTACCTTTTTTGTAGAAGGACTACGGAAAATTGCTTTTGAAGGTTTGCATATCTGGCAAATACCTCAGCAGTTAATTGGACTTGTAGTTTGGGGGGTGATTGTGGGGGTATTGTCGGTGAAGCTGTTTAAGTGGGAGTGA
- a CDS encoding AraC family transcriptional regulator, giving the protein MKESNASIPYYTEINDFLETLPIPGRTINPMFYSRELKNTDPKIEIYRPPFRRAFYFFALFLNSGKIQVKYDDKTVNNPEAYLVCHSPDLIYSFSKADALEGYIFYFKPECFSFFKPSFHKEFPFFNSLYTNLFTMKQATYHKLLPHFEEVFIAYERSSGGAHIEARLKLLALLYRVKEFVNEQYDAARFVSPDQGLLSKYLHLVNSHYIEKRTVKEYADLLSITPNHLSQTIKAVSGKNALSYISERLVSEAKSLLLYTDFSISEIAYRLGFSDPANFGKFFKKESGVPPSEFYKNL; this is encoded by the coding sequence ATGAAAGAATCAAACGCATCTATTCCGTACTATACAGAAATTAATGATTTTTTGGAAACGCTACCTATACCCGGCAGGACAATTAATCCCATGTTTTATAGCAGGGAATTAAAAAACACAGATCCGAAAATAGAAATTTACCGCCCCCCATTCAGAAGGGCATTTTATTTTTTTGCCTTGTTTCTCAATTCGGGGAAAATCCAGGTTAAGTACGACGATAAAACCGTGAATAACCCCGAAGCTTATCTTGTTTGCCATTCACCGGATTTGATTTATAGTTTTTCCAAGGCCGATGCTTTGGAAGGATATATCTTTTATTTTAAACCGGAGTGTTTTTCTTTTTTTAAACCGAGTTTCCATAAGGAGTTTCCCTTCTTCAACAGTCTCTACACGAATCTGTTTACAATGAAACAAGCCACATATCACAAATTGCTTCCTCATTTTGAAGAAGTCTTTATAGCATATGAAAGGAGCAGCGGTGGCGCGCATATTGAAGCAAGGTTAAAACTCCTTGCCCTGCTTTACCGCGTGAAAGAATTTGTAAATGAACAGTATGATGCCGCAAGGTTTGTTTCTCCTGATCAGGGACTCCTGAGTAAGTATCTACATTTGGTAAACAGTCATTATATAGAAAAGCGGACTGTAAAGGAATATGCTGACCTGCTTTCCATAACACCCAACCATCTTTCTCAAACTATCAAGGCCGTTTCCGGTAAAAATGCACTGTCTTATATCTCCGAAAGGTTGGTAAGTGAAGCTAAATCGCTGCTCTTATATACTGACTTTAGTATATCGGAAATCGCCTATCGGTTGGGTTTTTCAGACCCAGCTAATTTTGGGAAATTCTTTAAAAAAGAATCAGGCGTGCCTCCATCAGAATTTTATAAAAATTTATAA
- a CDS encoding anthrone oxygenase family protein yields the protein MEYSKWTTMIFYQLVQIIAVLLTGLAAGLFYSYACSVTGGLGKLSDREYLLAFQSIDNAILNAWFFTSFMGSLVVLPLATWLSYHVGGNFSFWLLLAATTIYAIGVFGVTIAGNVPLNNMLKDFDVSTASPQELFSLRERFEAPWNKLNLIRTIAAIFSFLLVILSLLKIKS from the coding sequence ATGGAATATTCAAAATGGACAACGATGATTTTTTACCAACTAGTTCAAATAATAGCGGTACTGCTAACTGGTTTAGCGGCAGGGCTATTTTATAGCTATGCCTGTTCCGTTACCGGTGGGTTGGGCAAGCTTTCGGACAGGGAGTATTTATTGGCTTTCCAGTCGATTGATAATGCCATACTGAATGCCTGGTTTTTCACAAGTTTTATGGGAAGTCTTGTTGTTCTGCCGTTGGCAACCTGGTTATCCTATCATGTGGGCGGCAATTTTTCATTTTGGCTGTTGTTGGCGGCTACTACTATTTATGCTATCGGTGTGTTTGGCGTAACCATAGCAGGGAATGTACCCTTAAACAATATGCTGAAGGATTTTGATGTGAGCACTGCCTCTCCGCAAGAGCTATTTTCTCTGAGGGAAAGGTTTGAGGCTCCCTGGAACAAATTGAATTTAATCCGTACCATAGCAGCCATTTTCAGTTTTTTATTGGTCATACTATCTCTTTTGAAAATAAAATCATAA
- a CDS encoding AraC family transcriptional regulator: protein MIDFTKIIANYKLELFVKEISVLENQDAPKDLTFTFFADGYPGIVYLQSEKAFLLPREKELTAFFLYGQMIAPYELSIRAPYLMIAFQLYPFAAKLLFDVNPKKLNDDCADLSKIKAAAIENPLEALTTSSAISLKVEIIAKFLSELARKKGLEEYLEIQQAIQIIFDHKGKIAVNKLARDLNTTERTLRRKFNDCIGISPKKFAKIIQFQTSLMQISTGGFSKLTDVVYENGYADQSHFIRNIKKFTGKKPLQLKKPK from the coding sequence TTGATAGACTTCACTAAAATAATTGCCAACTACAAGTTGGAATTGTTCGTTAAGGAAATTTCTGTCCTGGAAAATCAGGATGCTCCAAAAGACTTAACGTTTACGTTTTTTGCGGATGGTTATCCGGGAATCGTATACCTGCAATCGGAAAAGGCATTTCTACTTCCCCGGGAGAAAGAGTTGACCGCTTTTTTCCTATACGGCCAAATGATAGCACCTTACGAGCTTTCGATAAGAGCGCCCTATTTAATGATTGCTTTTCAGCTATACCCTTTCGCTGCTAAATTGTTGTTTGATGTCAACCCCAAAAAACTTAATGACGATTGTGCTGACCTCTCAAAGATCAAAGCTGCAGCTATCGAAAACCCTTTGGAAGCTTTGACCACTTCTTCCGCGATAAGCTTGAAAGTGGAGATCATCGCCAAATTCCTCTCGGAACTTGCACGGAAAAAAGGGTTGGAGGAATATCTGGAAATACAACAAGCCATTCAAATTATCTTTGACCATAAAGGCAAGATTGCTGTAAATAAACTGGCCAGGGACCTAAATACCACTGAAAGGACGTTACGAAGAAAGTTCAATGATTGTATCGGGATATCTCCGAAAAAATTCGCAAAAATCATACAGTTCCAAACCTCGTTGATGCAAATCTCCACGGGGGGCTTTTCAAAACTGACCGATGTGGTCTATGAAAATGGCTACGCCGACCAATCACATTTTATACGAAACATTAAGAAGTTCACAGGGAAAAAACCTTTACAGTTAAAGAAACCGAAATAG